In Rhodanobacter humi, the following are encoded in one genomic region:
- a CDS encoding TonB-dependent receptor: MQQKFLAYSVRNALLAVVGTTLALAAGAACAGTPAATGGTVPAAITTSGPAATTPTPQDDTMAKKQENKKAAVQLQGVTVSAGIQASQQRSIDIKRNAPNIEDSITAVNIGELPDVSITDSLQRLTGVQIDRSAGEGTSLSVRGLPEVGTTLNGLPFITADNIDSIQPNYGTLPAAMFSGVDVFKSPTASMLDSGISGTVNLRTYQPFDFNPGWSVTASAEGARGSVTKKNGPTVDTTINFNDGGIWGALLSASYSDLTRNNSSNGFYDGGRIGGENASDANNTANNGFISGWGSVPVPPSIVQLPDGSVEVGGIRNAAFMIPGDGAMTANDASMQRKRLGLHMAFAASLGDSFLLNVDGFYTHQKQDSYDVNTVPEGLNHNVATLIPTAARGTGIDFINPTGPTGTQAGDWNQQFYTVQSFDYYLGGFRSASTATQTTSTARNFTAKLTYDNGGPFTAHLALADNTATSENSYADIQFVQDDGTAWGNHLMPGVTLPPGYYPGPTGSYPFNPAGMVPGSEVVGINMRSDQPLSVSPGLAARLTDPSTFVNKGFDSSGGNQAAGNFYAQLDGAFEFNPDLTVKAGVSNSVRSANNDSWVGLTPLYAGNGASDPNGCLVRWVYADQILDGGGVPGACTAGNAVGYFHGNPLGNATLSDLPASISDHLHTYNLGGVSIVGLDPHAMSDPVAFINSLAPGLQHGADPTANWNVSLHTVKAFGEAAFGGTLGGVPFDGNFGMRYVHMNLGVTQYLSGSAAAYGAMAPAGGSVMSNNSHDYWLPALNFAVHMTPSLTWRFAMSKNMMPLTLDQWGGGISESFEAVAITLPNGQHVLPVSGASSNGNPDLKPWQSTNYDTSLEYYFNEGSMVSLALFNMRIASFVQNSGTVQCNLPDADGVVRDRCVPVSTLVQGEGAQLHGVEADYKQAFTFLPGLLSHTGVEINGTYSPSTTGKRDLAGNSVPFPGNSEKSGNFIVWYQDDHWQARLALNYRSKELVSTNWLGVTGFDEYAMPQTYLAASVTYKVNKHLQLYAQGQNLTNEKQKYYLTWPDQLVSTNFSERYVMLGARVHF, encoded by the coding sequence ATGCAGCAGAAGTTCTTGGCGTACTCCGTACGCAATGCGTTGCTTGCCGTTGTCGGAACGACGCTGGCTCTGGCCGCAGGTGCGGCCTGCGCAGGTACGCCGGCGGCAACCGGCGGCACCGTGCCCGCAGCCATCACGACCAGTGGCCCGGCGGCAACGACGCCCACACCGCAAGACGACACCATGGCAAAGAAGCAAGAGAACAAAAAGGCCGCGGTTCAACTGCAGGGGGTCACGGTGTCAGCGGGCATCCAGGCTTCGCAACAACGCTCCATCGACATCAAGCGGAACGCCCCCAACATCGAAGACAGCATTACGGCCGTCAACATCGGCGAACTGCCGGATGTATCGATCACCGACTCGTTGCAGCGCCTGACCGGCGTACAGATCGACCGCTCGGCGGGCGAAGGCACCAGCCTCAGCGTGCGCGGCCTGCCGGAAGTGGGCACGACCCTCAACGGCCTGCCGTTCATCACCGCCGACAACATCGATTCCATCCAACCCAACTACGGCACGCTCCCCGCCGCCATGTTCAGTGGAGTGGACGTGTTCAAGTCGCCCACCGCGAGCATGCTTGATTCGGGCATCTCCGGCACCGTCAATCTGCGGACGTATCAACCGTTCGATTTCAATCCCGGCTGGTCCGTCACGGCATCCGCCGAGGGCGCGCGCGGCAGCGTCACCAAGAAGAACGGACCCACTGTCGACACCACCATCAATTTCAACGACGGCGGCATATGGGGCGCGCTGCTGTCGGCCTCGTATTCGGATCTCACGCGAAACAACAGTTCCAACGGGTTTTACGATGGTGGCCGCATCGGCGGCGAAAACGCCTCCGACGCAAACAATACGGCGAACAACGGCTTCATCTCCGGCTGGGGTTCGGTGCCGGTGCCGCCGAGCATCGTGCAATTGCCGGACGGCAGCGTGGAGGTGGGCGGCATCAGGAATGCCGCGTTCATGATACCCGGCGACGGCGCCATGACCGCCAACGACGCGAGCATGCAGCGCAAGCGCCTGGGCCTGCATATGGCGTTTGCCGCCAGCCTGGGCGACAGCTTTCTGCTCAACGTGGACGGCTTCTACACCCACCAGAAGCAGGACTCCTACGACGTCAACACCGTCCCGGAGGGGCTGAACCACAACGTGGCCACGCTCATCCCGACCGCGGCGCGCGGCACCGGGATCGACTTCATCAACCCGACGGGACCGACCGGCACCCAGGCGGGCGACTGGAACCAGCAGTTCTACACGGTCCAGAGTTTCGACTACTACCTGGGCGGCTTCCGCAGCGCGTCCACGGCGACACAAACGACATCCACAGCACGCAATTTCACCGCGAAGCTGACGTACGACAACGGCGGTCCGTTCACCGCGCATCTGGCTCTCGCTGACAACACCGCGACGAGCGAAAACTCCTATGCGGACATCCAGTTCGTCCAGGACGACGGAACGGCGTGGGGCAACCACCTGATGCCTGGCGTGACGCTGCCCCCCGGCTACTATCCCGGCCCGACCGGAAGTTACCCGTTCAACCCCGCCGGCATGGTGCCGGGGTCCGAGGTGGTCGGCATCAACATGCGCAGCGACCAGCCCCTCTCCGTTTCGCCTGGGTTGGCGGCGCGACTCACTGATCCCAGTACCTTCGTCAACAAGGGCTTCGACTCCAGTGGCGGCAACCAGGCGGCAGGCAACTTCTACGCACAGCTCGACGGGGCGTTCGAGTTCAATCCGGATCTGACCGTCAAGGCCGGCGTTTCCAACAGCGTGCGCAGCGCCAACAACGACTCCTGGGTCGGTCTGACTCCGCTCTATGCGGGCAACGGGGCCAGCGACCCGAATGGCTGCCTGGTGCGCTGGGTGTACGCGGACCAGATTCTGGATGGCGGTGGCGTACCCGGCGCCTGCACCGCCGGCAACGCCGTCGGTTACTTCCACGGCAATCCGCTGGGCAACGCAACTCTTTCCGACCTGCCGGCCTCGATCAGCGATCACCTGCACACTTACAACCTGGGCGGCGTATCCATCGTGGGACTGGACCCGCACGCGATGTCGGATCCCGTCGCCTTCATCAACTCGCTGGCGCCTGGCCTGCAGCACGGCGCGGATCCCACGGCGAACTGGAACGTGTCGCTCCACACGGTCAAGGCATTCGGTGAGGCGGCATTCGGCGGCACTCTCGGTGGCGTGCCGTTCGACGGCAACTTCGGCATGCGTTACGTCCACATGAACCTGGGGGTGACCCAGTACCTGTCGGGATCGGCGGCGGCGTACGGCGCGATGGCGCCGGCCGGCGGCTCGGTCATGTCAAACAACAGCCATGACTATTGGCTGCCCGCATTGAATTTCGCGGTACACATGACACCCTCCCTGACGTGGCGTTTCGCCATGTCCAAGAACATGATGCCGTTGACCCTGGACCAGTGGGGCGGCGGCATTTCGGAGAGCTTCGAGGCGGTGGCGATCACGCTGCCGAACGGCCAACACGTGCTCCCCGTCAGCGGCGCGTCGTCCAACGGCAACCCCGACCTGAAGCCGTGGCAATCCACCAATTACGACACCTCGCTGGAGTACTACTTCAACGAAGGCAGCATGGTGAGCCTCGCCCTGTTCAACATGAGAATCGCAAGCTTCGTGCAAAACAGCGGCACCGTGCAATGCAATCTGCCGGATGCCGACGGTGTCGTCCGCGATCGCTGCGTTCCGGTATCCACCCTGGTGCAGGGCGAAGGCGCCCAACTGCATGGCGTCGAGGCGGACTACAAGCAGGCGTTCACTTTCCTGCCCGGGCTGCTGTCGCACACCGGCGTGGAGATCAACGGCACCTACAGCCCGAGCACGACCGGCAAGCGGGATCTGGCGGGCAATTCGGTGCCCTTCCCCGGCAACTCGGAAAAATCGGGCAACTTCATCGTCTGGTACCAGGACGATCACTGGCAGGCGCGACTGGCCTTGAACTACCGCAGCAAGGAGTTGGTCAGCACCAATTGGCTTGGCGTGACGGGCTTCGACGAATACGCCATGCCGCAGACGTACCTGGCCGCCAGCGTGACGTACAAGGTGAACAAGCACCTGCAGCTCTATGCCCAGGGACAAAACCTGACCAACGAGAAACAGAAGTACTACCTCACCTGGCCCGATCAGCTGGTCTCGACGAACTTCTCCGAGCGGTATGTGATGCTTGGTGCACGCGTCCACTTCTGA
- a CDS encoding DNA polymerase Y family protein, with product MTLRSLFVDFNSYFASVEQHEVPALRGRPVGVAPVAAETTSLIAASYEAKAFGVTTGTMVREARRLCPGIAIVAARPERYVHWHQVLIEAIDHAIPIAHVGSIDEMACELVGRQRQRTEAERIARQVKEEIAKVAPGGAIRCSVGIAPNDFLAKTATDMQKPDGLVVIEQADLPQALHGLKLRDLCGIGASMEVRLNAEGIFTVPQFTAASKLVLRRAWGSIEGERMWGLLRGAWLPAAASTRGSLGHSHVLGPELRNPEGAMAVLKKLLVKAAMRLRREQLLAGAMAVRIRYVGYDERWEGAINFEPTDDSRGLLHLLAGMLAAGRVRGRLLPGPARAVPLSVSVTLLRLADRAQTSGSLFAPTADPRQIDAVVDRINTKYGINKVYFGGMQAALAHDAAPMRIPFNRIPDGASEHEAEGNALWLQSLNRFKAMAEGEHRRRERDRSGARGGKPPSG from the coding sequence ATGACCTTGCGCAGCCTGTTCGTCGACTTCAACAGCTACTTCGCCTCGGTGGAACAGCACGAGGTGCCGGCGCTGCGCGGGCGGCCGGTGGGCGTGGCGCCGGTGGCGGCGGAAACCACCAGCCTGATCGCCGCCAGCTACGAGGCCAAGGCCTTCGGCGTCACCACCGGCACGATGGTGCGCGAGGCGCGGCGGCTGTGCCCCGGCATCGCCATCGTCGCCGCGCGGCCGGAGCGCTACGTGCACTGGCACCAGGTGCTGATCGAGGCGATCGACCATGCCATTCCGATCGCCCATGTCGGCTCCATCGACGAGATGGCCTGCGAGCTGGTCGGTCGCCAGCGCCAGCGCACGGAAGCCGAACGCATCGCGCGGCAGGTGAAGGAGGAGATCGCGAAAGTCGCGCCCGGCGGCGCGATCCGCTGCTCGGTCGGCATCGCACCGAACGACTTCCTCGCCAAGACCGCCACCGACATGCAGAAGCCCGACGGTCTGGTGGTGATCGAGCAGGCAGACCTGCCGCAGGCGCTGCATGGCCTCAAGCTGCGCGACCTGTGCGGCATCGGCGCCTCGATGGAGGTTCGCCTCAATGCCGAGGGCATCTTCACCGTCCCCCAGTTCACCGCGGCCTCGAAGCTGGTGCTGCGCCGTGCCTGGGGCAGCATCGAAGGCGAACGCATGTGGGGCCTGCTGCGCGGCGCCTGGCTACCCGCCGCCGCGAGCACGCGCGGCTCGCTGGGCCACTCGCACGTGCTCGGTCCCGAATTGCGCAACCCCGAGGGCGCGATGGCGGTGCTGAAGAAACTGCTAGTGAAGGCGGCGATGCGCCTGCGCCGCGAGCAGTTGCTGGCCGGCGCGATGGCGGTGCGCATCCGCTACGTCGGCTACGACGAACGCTGGGAAGGCGCCATCAACTTCGAACCCACCGACGACAGCCGCGGCCTGCTGCACCTGCTGGCGGGCATGCTCGCCGCCGGCCGCGTGCGCGGCCGCCTGCTGCCCGGCCCCGCGCGCGCCGTGCCGCTGTCGGTCAGCGTCACCCTGCTGCGCCTCGCCGACCGCGCGCAGACCAGCGGTTCGCTGTTCGCGCCGACCGCCGACCCGCGCCAGATCGACGCCGTGGTGGACCGCATCAACACGAAATACGGCATCAACAAGGTCTACTTCGGCGGCATGCAAGCCGCGCTTGCCCACGACGCCGCCCCCATGCGCATCCCGTTCAATCGCATCCCCGATGGCGCCAGCGAGCACGAGGCCGAAGGCAACGCGCTGTGGCTGCAATCGCTCAACCGATTCAAGGCGATGGCGGAAGGGGAGCATCGACGGAGGGAGAGAGATCGAAGCGGTGCGCGCGGGGGCAAGCCTCCGTCCGGCTGA
- a CDS encoding helix-turn-helix transcriptional regulator, whose translation MNATPHDIDSELRQRLARFLRARREAMPPPRGAAGRRRTPGLRREEVAQHAGISTAWYTWLEQGRDIALSAEALARLAEVLALSPAERRYLFELARRRDPHPPDDAGHEAAPPALLAVVQALLMPAYVLDRHWRRLAWNAAAMQLFAPWADSGEPCLLRYMFLDASARRFIVDWDARAARLVAEFRADTALHPGDAGLLALVEQLCGASADFAARWRRQDVLGREGGRRDFAHPAWGAVAYEQLTLVPAGHADHKLVMLLPWPTGAGAS comes from the coding sequence ATGAACGCCACCCCTCACGACATCGACAGCGAACTGCGCCAGCGCCTGGCGCGTTTCCTGCGTGCGCGCCGCGAGGCGATGCCGCCGCCGCGAGGCGCTGCCGGCCGGCGGCGCACGCCCGGCCTGCGCCGCGAAGAAGTGGCCCAGCACGCCGGCATCAGCACCGCCTGGTACACCTGGCTGGAACAGGGCCGCGACATCGCGCTGTCGGCCGAGGCGCTGGCGCGGCTGGCCGAGGTGCTGGCCTTGTCGCCGGCCGAGCGCCGCTACCTGTTCGAGCTGGCGCGGCGGCGTGATCCGCACCCACCTGACGATGCCGGACACGAGGCCGCGCCGCCCGCCTTGCTGGCCGTCGTGCAGGCGCTGCTGATGCCGGCCTACGTGCTGGATCGCCACTGGCGGCGGCTGGCCTGGAACGCGGCCGCCATGCAGCTGTTCGCGCCATGGGCGGACAGCGGCGAGCCTTGCCTGCTGCGCTACATGTTCCTCGACGCGTCGGCGCGGCGCTTCATCGTCGACTGGGATGCCCGCGCCGCGCGGCTGGTCGCCGAATTCCGCGCCGACACCGCGCTGCATCCGGGCGACGCCGGCCTGCTCGCGCTAGTGGAGCAGCTCTGCGGCGCCAGTGCGGACTTCGCCGCGCGCTGGCGCCGCCAGGACGTGCTGGGGCGCGAGGGCGGCCGCCGCGATTTCGCGCATCCCGCGTGGGGCGCGGTGGCCTATGAACAGCTCACCCTCGTACCCGCCGGCCATGCCGACCACAAACTGGTGATGCTGTTGCCGTGGCCGACCGGCGCCGGGGCATCATGA
- a CDS encoding GFA family protein, producing the protein MTSRIAACCCGQLSIEVQGETLGAGVCHCLACQRRTGSVFAALAGYAAPWKVNGTATEYVRTGDAGASFRFCFCPVCGSTVFHTEEGNDGCVMVAVGAFADPAFPPPQDSVYECRRHAWVQLPEGIARYERDPD; encoded by the coding sequence ATGACAAGCCGGATCGCTGCATGCTGTTGCGGACAGTTGAGCATCGAGGTGCAGGGCGAGACCCTGGGCGCCGGCGTGTGCCATTGCCTGGCTTGCCAGCGGCGCACCGGTAGTGTTTTTGCTGCACTGGCCGGATATGCCGCGCCCTGGAAAGTGAACGGCACCGCGACCGAATATGTGCGCACGGGCGATGCGGGTGCGTCGTTCCGCTTCTGCTTCTGCCCGGTCTGCGGCAGCACGGTATTCCACACCGAGGAGGGCAACGACGGCTGCGTGATGGTGGCCGTGGGCGCGTTCGCCGATCCGGCTTTCCCGCCTCCGCAGGATTCGGTCTACGAGTGCCGCCGGCACGCATGGGTGCAACTGCCCGAAGGGATCGCGCGCTATGAGAGGGATCCGGACTGA
- a CDS encoding MGH1-like glycoside hydrolase domain-containing protein: MMDPRKFATSMPFPTLAADDPRFSPVRGYWRGPVWLDQSLFGVEALRRYGYTTQADAMARRLVLDAKGQANGQATFRENYDPLTGQGEQSQNFSWSAASYLLLLRGRAAN; this comes from the coding sequence ATGATGGACCCGCGCAAGTTCGCCACGTCCATGCCGTTTCCCACGCTGGCCGCGGACGATCCGCGCTTCTCGCCAGTGAGGGGCTACTGGCGCGGACCGGTGTGGCTGGACCAGTCGCTGTTCGGCGTCGAGGCCCTGCGGCGTTACGGCTACACCACGCAAGCCGATGCGATGGCGCGCCGGCTGGTGCTGGACGCGAAGGGGCAGGCGAACGGGCAGGCGACGTTCCGCGAGAACTACGATCCGCTGACCGGGCAGGGCGAGCAGTCGCAGAACTTCAGCTGGTCCGCGGCGAGCTATCTGCTGCTGTTGCGGGGACGCGCGGCGAATTGA
- a CDS encoding FAD-dependent oxidoreductase: MSEHKLFQFLDVPRQTPRTVPVAIRVLGYGEIAGDFGEANAASQSGRCLDCGNPYCEHACPVHNYIPNWLKLVEQGRILEAATLMYETNPLPEICGRVCPQDRLCEGACTLEQTAFGAVTIGSVERWVTDEALRQGWRPDLSAVQETGKRVAIVGAGPAGLACADRLRHAGIAADVYDRQSEIGGLLTFGIPPFKLDKAVVRTRRAFLEQLGVRFLLGREVGRDIEFGELVDDYDAVFVGTGAYTYVDGKLPGRGLHGVHDALPFLIANTERLLRDEPPAPAFDLRGKHVVVLGGGDTGMDCNRTAIRLGAASVTCVYRRDEASMPGSRREVGYSREEGVNFLFHRQPLEILGDEHGRARAVRVVRTELVDDGHGRPRPRNVEGSESELRADVVIQAFGFQPSPPDWLVSHGVKLAHSGRVVTGADGALPQQTSHPRIFAGGDNVRGADLVVRAVHDGREAAASIARMLAMQAVDAVERVA, from the coding sequence ATGAGCGAGCACAAGCTGTTCCAGTTCCTTGACGTGCCGCGGCAGACGCCGCGGACGGTGCCGGTGGCGATACGCGTGCTGGGCTACGGCGAGATCGCTGGGGATTTCGGTGAGGCGAATGCGGCTTCGCAGTCGGGGCGCTGCCTGGATTGCGGCAATCCGTATTGCGAGCATGCCTGCCCGGTGCACAACTACATCCCGAACTGGCTGAAGCTGGTGGAACAGGGCCGCATCCTCGAGGCGGCGACGCTGATGTACGAGACGAACCCGCTGCCGGAAATCTGTGGCCGCGTGTGTCCGCAGGATCGCCTGTGCGAAGGCGCCTGCACACTGGAGCAGACCGCGTTCGGTGCGGTGACGATTGGCAGCGTGGAGCGCTGGGTCACCGACGAGGCGCTGCGCCAGGGCTGGCGGCCGGATCTCTCCGCGGTGCAGGAAACCGGCAAGCGCGTGGCCATCGTCGGCGCGGGCCCGGCGGGCCTGGCCTGCGCGGATCGGCTGCGCCATGCCGGCATCGCCGCCGACGTGTACGACCGCCAGAGCGAGATCGGCGGCCTGCTCACCTTCGGCATCCCGCCGTTCAAGCTGGACAAGGCGGTGGTGCGCACGCGCCGCGCCTTCCTCGAACAGCTGGGCGTGCGTTTCCTGCTTGGCCGCGAAGTCGGTCGCGACATCGAGTTCGGCGAGCTGGTGGACGATTACGACGCGGTGTTCGTGGGCACCGGCGCCTACACCTATGTCGACGGCAAGCTGCCGGGCCGCGGCCTGCACGGCGTGCACGACGCGCTGCCGTTCCTGATCGCGAACACCGAGCGCCTGCTGCGCGACGAACCGCCCGCGCCCGCGTTCGACCTGCGCGGCAAGCACGTGGTGGTGCTGGGCGGCGGCGACACCGGCATGGACTGCAACCGCACCGCGATCCGCCTCGGCGCGGCCAGCGTCACCTGCGTGTATCGCCGCGACGAGGCCAGCATGCCCGGCTCGCGCCGCGAGGTGGGCTACAGCCGCGAAGAGGGCGTCAACTTCCTGTTCCATCGCCAGCCGCTGGAAATCCTCGGCGACGAACACGGCCGCGCGCGCGCGGTGCGCGTGGTGCGCACCGAACTGGTCGACGACGGCCACGGCCGCCCGCGTCCGCGCAACGTCGAGGGCAGCGAGAGCGAGCTGCGCGCCGACGTGGTGATCCAGGCCTTCGGCTTCCAGCCCAGCCCGCCGGACTGGCTGGTCTCGCACGGCGTGAAGCTCGCGCACTCCGGCCGCGTCGTCACCGGCGCCGACGGCGCGCTGCCGCAGCAGACCAGCCACCCGCGGATCTTCGCCGGCGGCGACAACGTGCGCGGCGCCGACCTGGTGGTGCGCGCGGTGCATGACGGGCGCGAGGCCGCCGCGTCGATCGCGCGCATGCTGGCGATGCAGGCGGTGGACGCGGTGGAGCGCGTGGCCTGA
- a CDS encoding class I SAM-dependent methyltransferase — protein MDPNASFVVDQYAPRAADYVTSAVHAGGADLDQVEALLRERRPARLLDLGCGGGHVCYRAAPLVASVTACDPTPSMLDAVQATARERGLGNIAVQHAAAERLPFADGAFDAVVARFTTHHWQDRDAGLREARRVLAPSGLAVFIDVTSPEPALLDSWLQAIELLRDVSHVRNYRVSEWTAALARAGFAIDSLTPRRLPLRDFGEWTARTRAPTERVAAIRSLQQVAPEAVRRHFAIDGDGGFTLDTATLVARAA, from the coding sequence ATGGACCCGAACGCTTCCTTCGTCGTCGACCAGTACGCGCCGCGCGCCGCCGACTACGTGACCAGTGCGGTGCACGCCGGCGGCGCCGACCTCGACCAGGTCGAAGCCCTGCTGCGCGAGCGGCGGCCGGCACGGCTGCTCGACCTCGGCTGCGGCGGCGGCCACGTCTGCTATCGCGCCGCGCCGCTGGTGGCATCGGTCACCGCCTGCGACCCGACGCCGAGCATGCTCGACGCGGTACAGGCCACCGCACGCGAACGCGGCCTGGGCAACATCGCCGTGCAGCACGCCGCCGCCGAGCGATTGCCGTTCGCCGACGGCGCCTTCGACGCGGTGGTCGCGCGCTTCACCACGCACCACTGGCAGGACCGCGACGCCGGCCTGCGCGAAGCGCGCCGCGTGCTGGCGCCGAGCGGGCTGGCGGTGTTCATCGACGTGACCTCGCCCGAGCCGGCGCTGCTGGACAGCTGGCTGCAGGCGATCGAATTGCTGCGCGACGTGTCGCACGTGCGCAACTACCGCGTGTCCGAATGGACCGCCGCGTTGGCGCGCGCCGGTTTCGCCATCGACAGCCTGACCCCGCGACGGCTGCCGCTGCGCGACTTCGGCGAATGGACGGCGCGCACACGCGCCCCGACCGAGCGGGTGGCGGCGATCCGCAGCCTGCAGCAGGTCGCGCCGGAGGCGGTGCGCCGCCACTTCGCCATCGACGGGGACGGCGGATTCACGCTGGATACGGCGACCCTGGTCGCGCGCGCCGCCTGA
- a CDS encoding methylglyoxal synthase: MRMGLAANQLHHSHPDAALFRWLHACERGIRELGLGLHAVGRTHDAIVRAGLLADYTPLRRYPYGREGGLMKLVAEVVGMDGAARTLDGAIYLIDPVDPSSVFPEAVALKRQCVIHAKPFLSTVASARDWIELERMHAGLAPDPGADDLHAPASQTLALIAHDAMKPAMLAYATQHFDTLSRFARRVATGTTGQRLNELAWSRGWPQGQPWADRYQSGPMGGDAQIADLVLERRCQRAIFFEDPHVARQHEADIQLLERAVTTVTDTAVCITTPRLAARWAEAVELRRSRRVDG, from the coding sequence ATGCGTATGGGCCTCGCCGCCAACCAGTTGCACCACAGCCACCCTGACGCGGCGCTGTTCCGCTGGCTGCACGCCTGCGAACGCGGTATCCGCGAACTCGGGCTCGGCCTGCACGCGGTAGGCCGCACCCACGACGCGATCGTGCGTGCCGGTTTGCTGGCCGACTACACGCCGCTGCGCCGTTATCCCTACGGCCGCGAAGGCGGCCTGATGAAGCTGGTGGCCGAGGTGGTGGGCATGGACGGCGCGGCACGCACGCTGGACGGCGCGATCTACCTGATCGACCCGGTCGATCCGTCCTCGGTGTTCCCCGAAGCGGTGGCGCTCAAGCGCCAGTGCGTGATCCACGCCAAGCCCTTCCTCTCCACCGTGGCCTCGGCGCGCGACTGGATCGAGCTGGAGCGCATGCACGCGGGACTGGCGCCCGATCCCGGCGCCGACGACCTGCATGCACCGGCATCGCAGACGCTGGCGCTGATCGCCCACGACGCGATGAAGCCCGCGATGCTGGCCTACGCGACACAGCACTTCGACACGCTGTCGCGCTTTGCTCGCCGCGTGGCCACCGGCACCACCGGGCAGCGCCTCAACGAACTGGCCTGGAGCCGCGGCTGGCCACAGGGGCAGCCGTGGGCGGACCGCTACCAGAGCGGCCCGATGGGCGGCGACGCGCAGATCGCCGATCTGGTGCTGGAACGCCGCTGCCAGCGCGCGATCTTCTTCGAGGACCCGCACGTGGCCCGCCAGCACGAAGCCGACATCCAGCTGCTGGAACGCGCGGTGACCACGGTCACCGACACGGCGGTGTGCATCACCACGCCCCGGCTGGCCGCGCGCTGGGCCGAGGCGGTGGAGTTGCGGCGCAGCCGGCGGGTAGATGGCTGA